A single genomic interval of Microbacterium hydrocarbonoxydans harbors:
- the rimI gene encoding ribosomal protein S18-alanine N-acetyltransferase, translated as MTLRAATPADLDAIMAIERRSFPTDAWSSEAMALELSSPHGRYLVDEHEGVIIGYGGVRALQGSGDADIQTIAFDAEHRGAGRGRALLRALLDAAVERGAREVFLEVRADNPSAEGLYRSEGFEEIARRPRYYQPDDVDAIVMRLALQHPRAAHRDEAAADAVKETSA; from the coding sequence ATGACACTGCGCGCGGCCACACCGGCTGATCTCGATGCGATCATGGCGATCGAACGCCGCTCCTTCCCGACCGATGCCTGGAGCTCCGAGGCGATGGCGCTCGAGCTCTCCAGCCCGCACGGTCGATACCTCGTCGACGAGCACGAGGGCGTGATCATCGGCTACGGCGGCGTCCGCGCCTTGCAGGGCAGCGGTGACGCCGACATCCAGACGATCGCGTTCGACGCCGAGCACCGCGGCGCCGGTCGGGGACGCGCACTGCTGCGTGCCCTGCTCGATGCCGCCGTGGAACGCGGAGCACGAGAGGTCTTCCTCGAGGTGCGCGCCGACAACCCGAGCGCCGAGGGACTCTACCGGTCTGAGGGCTTCGAGGAGATCGCCCGCCGTCCGAGGTACTACCAGCCGGATGACGTGGATGCGATCGTGATGCGCCTCGCGCTGCAGCATCCCCGAGCTGCCCACCGTGACGAGGCGGCGGCCGATGCCGTGAAGGAGACGAGCGCATGA
- the tsaB gene encoding tRNA (adenosine(37)-N6)-threonylcarbamoyltransferase complex dimerization subunit type 1 TsaB, translating into MILAVDTSLGTAVALIDVDGSRRSEASAADPLGHAEVIGELLARALDDAGTDPITHVVAGMGPGPFTGLRIGIAAARAFARGRGIPVVPVPSHHAAALTAIERDSLTGPFAIVTDARRREVAITVFDGVDADGIPLVRDDTVLVPRVEADEHLAGIRRIDTETLSAVDLARVGARTITAGRILAGEEPLYLRHPDVTVPGAPKKVGR; encoded by the coding sequence GTGATCCTCGCCGTCGACACCTCCCTGGGCACTGCCGTCGCCCTCATCGACGTCGACGGCAGCCGCCGCTCCGAAGCATCGGCCGCAGATCCTCTCGGACACGCCGAGGTCATCGGCGAACTGCTCGCACGAGCCCTCGACGACGCAGGCACCGATCCGATCACGCACGTGGTCGCCGGGATGGGTCCGGGTCCCTTCACCGGGCTCCGCATCGGGATCGCCGCTGCTCGCGCGTTCGCACGAGGCCGCGGCATCCCGGTGGTTCCCGTGCCGAGTCACCACGCCGCAGCCCTGACCGCGATCGAACGCGACTCCCTGACCGGTCCGTTCGCGATCGTGACCGACGCCCGGCGGCGCGAGGTCGCCATCACGGTGTTCGACGGAGTGGATGCCGACGGCATCCCGCTCGTGCGCGATGACACCGTGCTGGTGCCGCGGGTCGAGGCGGACGAGCATCTCGCCGGAATCCGCCGTATCGACACGGAGACGCTCTCTGCCGTGGACCTCGCCAGGGTGGGCGCGCGGACGATCACCGCCGGACGCATCCTCGCCGGTGAGGAGCCGCTGTACCTCCGCCACCCGGACGTCACGGTGCCAGGGGCGCCGAAGAAGGTGGGGCGATGA
- the alr gene encoding alanine racemase yields MTVPFREARIDLDAITDNVRHFRRLTGVQVIAVVKANAYGHGAAAAAVAALAGGATRLGVAEIPEALDLRRQGITAPIVAWLHAPGERFEQAAAHDIEVGISSFDQLEAAGAVASVDRPVGVHLKFETGLSRNGIAPADWRRVLAEAARLERIGRLRIIGLFSHLSNTSPQDDREALAKFEEGVAAAASFGIHPEIRHIAATAAAIDLPEMRLDAVRIGVGIYGLSPFDDRSSAELGLRPAMTLRGAIAAVRRVPAGAGVSYGYDHRTTHDTTLVLVPLGYADGVPRQASGHLPVSIGGRRYTNVGRIAMDQFVVDVGDSPVSIGDEVVLFGDPTLGAPSAAEWANAASTINYEIVTRIGARVPRRSA; encoded by the coding sequence GTGACCGTTCCGTTCCGCGAGGCGCGCATCGACCTGGATGCCATCACCGACAACGTCCGCCACTTCCGTCGTCTGACCGGCGTGCAGGTCATCGCCGTCGTCAAGGCGAACGCGTACGGTCACGGCGCGGCCGCGGCCGCCGTCGCCGCACTCGCAGGCGGCGCCACGCGCCTGGGGGTGGCCGAGATCCCGGAGGCCCTGGACCTGCGCCGCCAGGGCATCACTGCGCCGATCGTCGCCTGGCTGCACGCGCCGGGTGAGAGGTTCGAACAGGCCGCAGCCCACGACATCGAGGTGGGCATCTCGTCGTTCGATCAGCTCGAGGCGGCGGGTGCCGTCGCATCCGTGGACCGGCCGGTCGGAGTCCACCTCAAGTTCGAGACCGGCCTGTCGCGCAACGGCATCGCCCCGGCCGACTGGCGCCGCGTGCTCGCGGAGGCGGCGCGACTCGAGCGCATCGGCCGGCTGCGCATCATCGGGCTCTTCAGCCACCTCTCCAACACCTCCCCGCAGGATGACCGGGAGGCCCTCGCGAAGTTCGAGGAGGGCGTCGCTGCCGCGGCATCCTTCGGCATCCACCCCGAGATCCGGCACATCGCGGCGACGGCGGCTGCGATCGATCTGCCCGAGATGCGCCTGGATGCGGTGCGGATCGGCGTCGGCATCTATGGCCTGTCCCCGTTCGACGACCGGTCGTCCGCCGAGCTCGGACTCCGCCCCGCGATGACCCTCCGCGGCGCCATCGCGGCGGTGCGGCGGGTGCCGGCGGGCGCCGGTGTCTCGTATGGCTACGACCATCGCACCACTCACGACACCACCCTGGTGCTGGTGCCGCTGGGGTACGCCGACGGCGTGCCCCGACAGGCCTCGGGTCACCTGCCGGTCTCCATCGGAGGACGCCGCTACACGAACGTGGGACGGATAGCCATGGACCAGTTCGTGGTCGACGTCGGCGATTCGCCGGTCTCGATCGGCGATGAGGTCGTGCTCTTCGGCGACCCGACGCTCGGTGCCCCGTCGGCGGCGGAGTGGGCGAACGCCGCATCGACCATCAACTACGAGATCGTCACGCGCATCGGCGCCCGAGTGCCGCGGAGGTCCGCGTGA
- the tsaE gene encoding tRNA (adenosine(37)-N6)-threonylcarbamoyltransferase complex ATPase subunit type 1 TsaE: MSVDPAFLGRVEIATSDAMEQLGFRIGEQLEAGDLLILTGPLGAGKTTFTRGLAEGLGVRGPVQSPTFVIARTHPSLVGRASLVHVDAYRLGSEAELDDLDLDLARSVVVIEWGRGMAEELAESWWDIELERPVGGDDALDPSELDADAPRYVTITRGGRSAIPG; encoded by the coding sequence GTGAGCGTGGACCCCGCCTTCCTCGGACGAGTCGAGATCGCGACGTCGGACGCGATGGAGCAGCTGGGTTTCCGCATCGGCGAGCAGCTCGAGGCGGGTGACCTCCTGATCCTCACCGGTCCCCTCGGTGCCGGCAAGACGACGTTCACGCGCGGCCTCGCGGAGGGCCTCGGAGTGCGGGGACCCGTGCAGAGCCCGACCTTCGTCATCGCCCGCACGCACCCGTCGCTGGTCGGACGCGCCTCGCTCGTGCATGTCGACGCCTACCGCCTGGGGTCGGAGGCGGAGCTCGACGACCTGGATCTCGACCTCGCCCGTTCGGTCGTCGTGATCGAGTGGGGCCGCGGCATGGCGGAGGAGCTCGCCGAATCCTGGTGGGACATCGAGCTGGAGCGACCTGTCGGCGGCGACGACGCGCTCGACCCCTCAGAACTCGACGCGGACGCCCCGCGCTACGTGACGATCACGCGCGGCGGACGCTCAGCGATCCCCGGCTGA